Genomic window (Candidatus Megaera polyxenophila):
ATACTTAGCAAAAAGAATAGGTATTTTCTCCGGTTCTAATGAAAAAGTAATACCTATGTTACTTGATACTTGTAGCCCTTCCTGCGTTTGGAATTTAATATCTTCCCAAGTATGGTTCTGATCAAAAGTAGGAAATTTATACACCTCTTTCCAAGGTGCAATAAAATTAACACCTACTTTTAATGATTTTTCTTCTACGCCTTTGTTTTCTCCAAGTAAATTAACTACTATTCCTATTTGTCCGGGATTAATTCTGTATACTGTAAATAAAACAATAAGAACCAAAAAAATTGCACTTAGTAAAATAGTTAATTGTGTCTTAATACTTAAACTGTCTATAAAATTTATCATTGTTCCTTCTGTTTTATTTATTTTATAATTTGCATCCTTGTGGGTCTGAGCTTTATTTTGCTCATCTTTTCTATGGATTTTTACTTCTTTCGTCTCTGAATCTTTTTTCATATAAATACTCTATTTATTTTTATATTATATATATAATATACACTAAACTTAGTATAACATCAATATATATTATATATAACGTCAATATATAATATATATAATTATCTATTATATTCTATAATTATTTATATAGTCTTAGAATAAGATATATATATTTAATATTTACACTGATAAAAAATAGTTTATTATTAATAAGTATAAATAATTAAAATTTAAGGTTATGGCTAATCTAAAAAATACGTTGATCTCGTTAGATGAAGACTTATTACAGAAAATCGCAGAAGAAGCAGCAGAGAATAAAAGGACTAAGAAAGCTCAAGCAGAGTACATAATTGAACAATATTATAAGAACAAGGAAGGTAAGGGAAAAGAAAGTTAAATATGACTTATTCATTTGATTTAATATGTTTATGCTATTTTTGTTGTGCGCCAGGTATACTAGTCCACCCCTGCGCCAGATGAGAAGTCCACTATATACTAACTTTTTTGTATCATATTGTCATCCTCCATTTTAAATTTTGGCGTAAAGTTTTTTCGGTAAGAATCACCCTCTAATACTACTCTATACGAATTATTAACTATTCTATCCAAAGCAGCGTTAGCCATAACAGGATCAAAAAATATTTCCGCCCATGTTTCAATTTTCCTATTTGTGGTAATGATCAGACTAGCATTTATATGCACGGCCGCTATTAAATCATATAAATCAGATGATTGTTCCGCTGATAAGGTTTTTAGGCCAAAATCATCTAAGATCAATAAATCAACTTTTGTATAACGCTTAAAAATAGCGTCATAAGTAAAATCAGCTCTAGAACGGTAAAATTCGTTAAGCAACTCGTTGCTCCTTATAAACTTTACCTTTTTATTACGTTGGCAAGCCAACATTCCAAGAGCTTGAGATAAGTGCGTTTTACCGGTACCTACCGGTCCCATAATAATTACGTGATTCTTTTCCTTAATAAATTTTGCTGTCATTAAATCATTAATTGCATGTCTAATTTTCAGTGAATAACGTTTTAAATCAAAGCCTTCAAATGTTTTTGTTTCTTCAAATTTTGCTTGGGTAACTCTTCTCTGTAGAGAGCTTTGGTTTCTATTATCCAACTCGTCCTGGAATAACATTAAAAGTAATTCTTCGTATGACATTGTTGCATCCCTTGCTTGTCTTAATCTACTCTCCAAGCTATCGGATATACCTAATAACCTTAGTTGCTGTACTAAATTATCAAGTTGCAAGTTATGCATAATTGACCTCCATATCAGAACTATATTCTTTAGGATCTCTAATATAAGCATTAGCCGTAATATTCTTTACTTTACCGCCTTCAATATTAGGAATAGAGTACTGATCCAGTTTATTTTTTAAAATATTGGATATAGCCTCATAAGTATAATTATCATAAGACACAGCTCGCAAACATGCAGCTTCTAGTCTGTCATTACCGTATGTCTGGGATAATCTTAAAATACCTTGAACTTTACGTACAGATATTCTACCGCCTGATGCAAGAATTCTACTTATTACCTGGTGTGTAGAATTACCTATATCTTTAGCACAACTTAAACATTTCTCTGGGTTATTCTCTAAATAATATAAAGCAGATTTTGGGTAATCTTTTTCGTCGGTAATCCATTGACCTTTATTATAATTCCTCGGATGGGTTTTTATGATTTGATGTTTATAGTAAGCCGTAACAGCCTTTATCCCCACTCGAACACTAACTTCTTCTCCTATATATTTTGTCGGTACCGAATAAAAATTACCTTTGACTACAAAATGGTGATCTTTTTGTACCCTGCATCTAGTCCAAATCGGCATATCAAAAATACCTGAAGGTATAGGAAGTAAACATTCCTTTTCTTCCAATAAAAATGTATCAATTGGCTTCGATCCTGTTGTAGTACATACTCTATGTGATATTTCATTTTTACACCACTTGATAGCTTCAATATTCGCCTCTATAATATTGCTATATGATTTACCGGCTATAAGTTGCTCTCTAACTATCCTAATAGAGCGTTCCACTTTGCCTTTATGCTCCGGCTTAAAAACTTTAGTCGGGTCTATTGTAAAACCATAAAACCTTGATAATTCTGAATAAGTCTCATTTAAAGTAGGGTCATAAATATCAGGTTTAATGACCCCGGCTTTTAAATTATCCAATATTACCCTACTCGGTACACCACCAAAAAAGTTGAAAGCATTTACATGGAGCTGAGCCCAACTAACCTGGTCCTGTGAAAAAGCAAACTCTACGTAACGATAACGACTATGGGACAGCGTCATTACAAAAGCATAAAGTTTTCTATTTTTACCATTAACATCCTGCATCTTGCCAATATAACCAAAATCTACCTGAGCTTCTTGACCTGGTTCAGTCTTTATATGAATAGTATTCTTGGGTAGCTTAGGAAAAGCTTTTTGAATATATCGGTTAATACTCCGATTACTTACTTTGACGCCTTCTGCTAATAGTAAACGCCGAATTTGGGTGTGGGTTATACTTCTTTGTTTTAGCCAGTTCCCTATTGCCTCATTATATTCTGCAAGAATTATCATTGCAGATGCTCTATGTATAGGTTCGTTCTTATATAATTTTTCTTCAACCTTGATCGCTATCCTGTTTAATTCAGAGTCACTAGCTAAAATACTGAGATTTTCTTGT
Coding sequences:
- a CDS encoding integrase, whose amino-acid sequence is MSTIREVLYQHIKGNSQRQIARSFDLSRDTIRKYIELAKQENLSILASDSELNRIAIKVEEKLYKNEPIHRASAMIILAEYNEAIGNWLKQRSITHTQIRRLLLAEGVKVSNRSINRYIQKAFPKLPKNTIHIKTEPGQEAQVDFGYIGKMQDVNGKNRKLYAFVMTLSHSRYRYVEFAFSQDQVSWAQLHVNAFNFFGGVPSRVILDNLKAGVIKPDIYDPTLNETYSELSRFYGFTIDPTKVFKPEHKGKVERSIRIVREQLIAGKSYSNIIEANIEAIKWCKNEISHRVCTTTGSKPIDTFLLEEKECLLPIPSGIFDMPIWTRCRVQKDHHFVVKGNFYSVPTKYIGEEVSVRVGIKAVTAYYKHQIIKTHPRNYNKGQWITDEKDYPKSALYYLENNPEKCLSCAKDIGNSTHQVISRILASGGRISVRKVQGILRLSQTYGNDRLEAACLRAVSYDNYTYEAISNILKNKLDQYSIPNIEGGKVKNITANAYIRDPKEYSSDMEVNYA
- a CDS encoding istB-like ATP-binding protein, whose translation is MHNLQLDNLVQQLRLLGISDSLESRLRQARDATMSYEELLLMLFQDELDNRNQSSLQRRVTQAKFEETKTFEGFDLKRYSLKIRHAINDLMTAKFIKEKNHVIIMGPVGTGKTHLSQALGMLACQRNKKVKFIRSNELLNEFYRSRADFTYDAIFKRYTKVDLLILDDFGLKTLSAEQSSDLYDLIAAVHINASLIITTNRKIETWAEIFFDPVMANAALDRIVNNSYRVVLEGDSYRKNFTPKFKMEDDNMIQKS